A section of the Perognathus longimembris pacificus isolate PPM17 chromosome 7, ASM2315922v1, whole genome shotgun sequence genome encodes:
- the Cdkn2c gene encoding cyclin-dependent kinase 4 inhibitor C yields the protein MAEPWGNELASAAARGDLEQLTSLLQNNVNVNAQNGFGRTALQVMKLGNPEIARRLLLKGANPNLKDGTGFAVIHDAARAGFLDTLQTLLEFQADVNIEDNEGNLPLHLAAKEGHLPVVEFLVKHTASHVGHRNHKGDTAFDLARLYGRNEVISLMEANGVGGATNLQ from the exons ATGGCCGAGCCTTGGGGGAACGAGTTGGCGTCCGCAGCTGCCAGGGGGGACCTAGAGCAACTTACTAGTTTGTTGCAAAATAATGTAAACGTCAATGCCCAAAATGGATTTGGAAGAACTGCGCTGCAG GTAATGAAACTTGGAAATCCTGAGATTGCCAGGAGACTACTACTTAAAGGTGCTAATCCCAATTTAAAAGACGGAACTGGTTTTGCTGTCATTCATGATGCAGCCAGGGCAGGTTTCCTGGACACTTTACAGACTTTGCTGGAGTTTCAAGCTGATGTTAACATCGAGGATAATGAAGGGAACCTGCCCTTGCATTTGGCTGCCAAAGAAGGCCACCTCCCAGTGGTGGAGTTCCTTGTGAAGCACACAGCCAGCCATGTGGGGCACCGGAATCATAAGGGAGACACCGCCTTTGACTTGGCCAGGCTCTATGGGAGGAACGAGGTCATTAGCCTGATGGAGgcaaatggggtggggggagccacaAATCTGCAATGA